In Rutidosis leptorrhynchoides isolate AG116_Rl617_1_P2 chromosome 2, CSIRO_AGI_Rlap_v1, whole genome shotgun sequence, one genomic interval encodes:
- the LOC139894465 gene encoding calcium-dependent protein kinase 28-like, with protein MGACFSNTKISGSNSSAPSTTGVHRQPRRRPTTATDTNKHEGGPSNFNFQRTKDKHRNQQHHHHHGNNNNIDNRNKMKNKAGSRRQNGVIPCGKRTDFGYLKDFDQRYTIGKLLGHGQFGYTYVATDKVNGDRVAVKKIDKNKMILPIAVEDVKREVRILRALSGHENVVQFYNAFEDDSYVYIAMELCEGGELLDRILSKKDSRYTEKDAAIVVRQMLKVAAQCHLHGLVHRDMKPENFLFKSPKEDSHLKATDFGLSDFIRPGKKFTDIVGSAYYVAPEVLKRKSGPESDVWSIGVITYILLCGRRPFWDKTEDGIFKEVLRNKPDFRRKPWPSISMSARDFVKKLLVKDPRARFTAAQALSHPWVREGGNASEIPLDISVLSNMRQFVRYSRLKQFALRALASTLDEEELSDLKDQFHAIDIDKSGAISLEEMKQALAKDLPWKMKESRVLEILEAIDSNTDGLVDFTEFVAATLHVHQLEEHNSEKWKQLSQAAFEKFDVDKDGYITPEELKMHTGLRGSIDPILEEADMDKDGRISLPEFRRLLRTASNLSSPTAHKGMRKI; from the exons ATGGGTGCTTGTTTTTCAAACACCAAGATCAGTGGTTCCAACAGCAGTGCTCCGTCAACCACCGGCGTCCACCGGCAACCGCGCCGCCGGCCAACAACCGCAACTGACACCAATAAGCATGAGGGAGGTCCGTCTAATTTCAATTTTCAAAGAACCAAAGATAAACATAGGaatcaacaacatcatcatcatcatgggaataataataacattgataacagAAATAAAATGAAAAACAAGGCTGGTTCAAGGCGTCAAAATGGGGTTATTCCTTGTGGAAAAAGAACGGATTTTGGATACCTTAAAGATTTTGATCAGAGATATACAATTGGGAAATTATTGGGTCATGGTCAATTTGGGTATACATATGTTGCTACTGATAAAGTCAATGGCGATCGTGTCGCTGTCAAGAAAATTGACAAAAACAAG ATGATCCTGCCAATTGCTGTTGAGGACGTTAAGCGAGAAGTCAGAATATTAAGAGCGTTAAGTGGTCACGAGAATGTGGTACAGTTTTACAATGCATTCGAAGACGATTCCTATGTGTATATAGCTATGGA GTTATGCGAGGGCGGTGAATTACTGGATCGAATTTTGTCAAA GAAAGATAGCCGTTACACAGAGAAAGATGCTGCGATTGTTGTTAGGCAAATGCTTAAAGTTGCTGCACAATGTCACTTACATGGTTTGGTACATCGTGACATGAAACCAGAG AATTTTCTTTTCAAGTCGCCTAAAGAGGATTCACACTTGAAGGCTACAGATTTTGGGTTGTCCGATTTCATAAGACCGG GAAAGAAGTTTACTGATATCGTTGGTAGTGCTTACTATGTAGCACCTGAAGTATTGAAGCGTAAATCGGGACCCGAGTCTGATGTATGGAGTATTGGTGTAATCACGTATATTCTACTATGTGGGCGTCGACCCTTTTGGGATAAAACCGAGGATGGAATTTTTAAAGAG GTATTAAGAAACAAGCCTGATTTTCGTCGCAAACCATGGCCAAGCATAAGCATGAGTGCTAGAGATTTTGTGAAGAAGCTGCTTGTTAAAGATCCTCGTGCAAGATTCACTGCCGCTCAGGCACTAT CACACCCATGGGTTCGAGAAGGTGGAAATGCGTCTGAGATTCCTCTTGATATTTCTGTTTTATCAAACATGCGCCAGTTCGTGCGATACAGTCGCCTAAAACAGTTTGCTCTGCgg GCGTTGGCTAGCACTCTTGATGAAGAGGAGCTGTCAGATCTTAAAGATCAATTCCATGCAATTGATATAGATAAAAGTGGTGCTATTAGTCTCGAGGAAATGAAACAG GCCCTGGCAAAAGACCTCCCATGGAAGATGAAAGAGTCACGTGTTTTGGAGATTCTAGAAGCG ATCGACAGCAACACGGATGGGCTGGTGGATTTCACGGAGTTTGTAGCAGCTACTCTCCATGTTCATCAATTAGAAGAACATAACTCCGAAAAATGGAAACAATTATCACAAGCTGCATTCGAAAAATTCGATGTAGATAAAGACGGGTACATAACTCCAGAAGAACTCAAAATG CATACGGGTTTGCGAGGTTCAATCGATCCAATCCTAGAGGAGGCTGACATGGACAAAGATGGACGAATTAGCTTGCCAGAGTTTCGTAGACTCTTAAGAACCGCAAGCAACCTCTCTAGCCCGACTGCACATAAAGGCATGCGTAAAATATAG